The region ATGTCGCGTACGTTCGCGGACCTGGGCAGCAGTTCCTGGAGGGCCTTTGGTTTGGCCCTGAACAGCCCCTTGAGAAATCCTTTTTTGGGCGGTTCGGGCACGGGGCGGTGCAACGGGCCCGAGGGCACGGCTTCCAGAACCCGGGGAGAGCCGGTCCCCCTGGGCGGGCATTCTCCGGCTACGTTGCGCACGAAGTCGGGGGCCATGGCCTTGAGCGCGCCGAGCATTTCCAGCTGGGCGTCGGCTCTGCGTTCCTCGGGCATGGAGGAAATGTACTGGACGTAACCGATGTCGCCGAGCAGAGGCGCGCGCGATATCGCTGCCGCTCGCAGACCGGGCATGCGGGACCGGACCGAAGCCAGCAGCTTGCCAATGGCCGGGTGGTCCTGGCTGATGAGCGCGTCCAGACACGCCCCGCCGAGCTTTGCGTCCGCCTTGGGCAATATCTTGAGCAGCATGTCCAGGATGGTCTTGTTGCCGGCCTCGCCCACGGCCGCGATGGTCCGCAGGAGTGAAACGTCCGGCTTGAGACGGCCGAGCGCGATGGCCTTGGCCATGGCCTCCCCGTATGCCGAATCGCCCACGCCCCGGATGGCCTGGCAGAGCTCTTCCAGATCCTCGTCTTCCACGCCGTTGGTCAGGCGGGAGTTGAGGTAGCGGCCGAACAAGCCGCCCACAATGACCTGTCTGACCGGAAAGGCCAGTATTTCGCCCTCTGCGCCGAGCCGGGCCACGAACGGAACCAGCTCCTCGGGGTCGGTGCCCATGAGCGGTTTGAGCAGTTCCTCGACCCAGGACAGAGTGTCGCGATCCATGTCGCCGGGAAAATCCTTGAGCATCTCGTGGACCAGGGCGAGCCGGTCGCGGGCGGGCCAGGCAGATACCTTGGGTTCCAGGCGGGGCAGAGGAGTGTTGCGGGCGTTGACGCACCGTGCGCACAGGGTCCGGCCGAACCTGCCCGAGCGGACCAGGGCCTGGAGGCAGGTCTGGATGGTGTGAATGTCCGCCGAGTTCGTCGCCAGCCGGTGCAGGGCCAGGGCCGCTTCTGCCAGGGACACGGCCTCGTCGTGGGCCGGGAGGGGGGTGGCGTCGCACCAGCGCATGACTTCCGACGCGAGCTCTCCAATGCCGGGGCCGCTCGTGAGCCCACCGTCGGAAAGAACGCCTATGGCCCCCGCCAGGGCACGTATGTTCGGAATGTCTTGGCTTGTCACCGCTGCCGCCTTTTTGAGATTGCGCGATATTGCAGTGAATCGGGGGCGAAGTCAAAGCGCGTTTACCGTCCCATTGTACGGCATTTTCCGGTTCGTGGAAAAGGGCTTGTTTTCAGGTGGTGAAAACGGACCGGGAACGCCCGGAAAGCCGCTGAAACGCTTGTTTAAGAGGCAAAAACACTTTGACTCACCTTGTACAATGGCCTATCGTCCCGGACTATTATTGATAACTGAAAACTCCAGTCAAATAACAACCTTTCAGGGAAGCTGCTTATGTATACACTTCGTACCCTTCCGGGAGACGATGTCCGTCAGCTCATGTGGCGTTTCGCCGAGCGTTTCGATCTTCAGATGTCCGTGCAGAGCGCCCGGTCCATCGCCCGCACCACCGTCGCCAAACTGGTGGCCGAGGGCGCGCGCAACACGCACGAATGGACCGAGCAGAAGGGCGAGCTTCTGACCGCCTTCGACCAGGCCGGATTGACCGCGCTGTTCATGGACCCCCATCAGGGCGGTTTCATCGAAGGCCCCAAGAACCTGGCTCTGGCCCTGGTCGCCTACGAGCTGGCCTGGGTGGACGCCGGTGCGGCCACCTCCTCTCTGGCCTCCTGCCTGGCTCTGGCCCCCATTCACGAGAAGGGTACCCCCGAGCAGCGTGACAAATACATGTCCGCCTGCGTTCCTCCCCAGCCCGGCGAGGACCGCGAAATCTGGCGCGGGGCGTTTGCCCTGACCGAGCCCCTGCCTTACGTGGGCGTGGACACCGGCGTGCTGTGCGGCAAGGCCACCGTGGCCGAGTGGAAGGACGGCGAGGAACCCATGCTCCAGGTCGACAAGCGCGGCCGGTTCATCACCAACATGGACTTCGCCAACTTCGTCACCGCCGCCGTGGAGTCCAACGACGAGCGCATCAAGGGCACCTTCATGGTCATCCTCGAAGAGGGCGACGAAGGCACCTTCGACCGTGGCGCGCCCACCCTCAAGATGGTCCACCAGCTTTCCTCCACCCGCGACCCTGTGCTGAATCTCAAAGTGCCCGCCTCCCGCATCATCGGCGGCTACGACGTGGTCGACGGCGTGATCGTGCCCAAATACAATCACTCCGAGATCATCGGCGCGGTTTTCCACCGCACCCGCATCCCCGTGGGCCTGATGACCTCGGCCAAGCTGCTTTCCGCAGTGGAGCCGGTCATCCGTTACCACCGCAACCGTTTCCGCGGCGGCGATGCCTGCAAGGAAGGCTCCCCGCGTTTCGAAAAGGGGTTGCAGATCAACGAGGACGCCCTGCAGCGTCTGGTGGACGTCTGGGCCACCGGTGAAGCGGGCTGTTCCCTGGCCTTTGCTGCCGCGCGACTGGCCGACAGCTTCGATCCCATCGAAAAGGCCAAGGAGGCCCACTTCGAGGCCGAGGGCGTGACCAGCATTCGCAAGCAGATGTCCGCCCTGCGCACACTCCACGATCAGGTCCGCGAATTCATCGCGCTGGAATACGCCCCTGCGGGCATCCGCGATGAGGACCGCTACAACGAACTCTCCAACGACACTCTGGTCCAGTACGCCTACATGGAGGCCCTGGCGGGCATCCTCAACCCGGGCGTGAAGCTCTGGAACACGGGCGAAGGCGCCAACAAGATGCGCGAGGCCGTTGCCCTGGTCGGCGGCTACGGCATCACCGAGGACTGCCCCGGCTTCCTCATGCAGAAGTGGTCCGACTGCCAGCTCGAGGCGACCTATGAGGGTCCCGAGGCCGTGCAGCGCCGCCACCTGACCATGACCATGACTTCCGACATCTTCGGCTGCATCATGGAAAACTGGATCGAGCAGATGCGCCGCGCCGGCAAGGATGTCCCAGGGCTGGGCGGCTATGTCCTGGCCTCGGCCATGGAGCTGTGGCAGTGGACCCTGGCTTTCCTGCAGGAGGCCAAGGACGAGAACGGCAAGAAGCTCTACCACAACAAGCGGCAGGGCGTGACGTTCCCCATGGCCGACGCACTGGGCTGGATTCTCGGTCCCTACTTCCTGGCCTGCGACGTCATGGAACTCATTGAGAAAGGCCCCATGTCCATGACCATGGCCGAGGGCCTGGACGATCTGACCGGGTTCTACAAGGACCTGTGCCATGTGCAGGCTGCCCGCGCAGCAGGCGAAGTGGCCCGTATCTGTTCCGAGCTGGTCTACGGTTACAATTGGAACCGTTGCCCGACCCCGGACGGCGGCATTGCCGAGAAGTGCGAGCCCGAGCTCAAGACCAAGGAAGAATGCGCGCAGGACGGCACGCTGGGCGACCAGTCCAAGTGTTCGCGCCCGGAGCTCATTCGCTTCCGCGAGCTCAAGGCCACCGTGGACATGTGTCTGGCCGGTTCCCGTCTGGCCAAGGACCGCGCGGGCAACGCCCTGGCCGAAGTGATGATCCCCGAAGCCCTCGACTACCCGCAGGGCTAAGAAAGATAGCAAGACGCGAGAGGGAAACCTTTTGAGAAAGGTTTCCCTCTCGCGCTCTCCCTTCCAAAACTTTTTGTCGCCGCGCCGCTTGGAAGGGGAGAGGACAGCCGTGTCTGATACCGGCGGCGCGGGGGATGCGGAGTCGAATTCCGCGTCCTGAACAGTAAACTTCAACCAGACCCACCCCACAGGCGCACCGGGAAGGGGCGCGCCTGACCACTCCCCCCCAAACCATCGCGAAGCGACACAAAGAGTTTGGGAAGGGGAAGAGGGGATGGGGACTCGGGGGAAGGGGAGAGAGGGACAACCCTTTGCAAAGGGTTTCCCTCTCTCCCCTTCCCCCGGCCGCCGGAGGCACCCAATGAGCGACGAGACGCCGCGTGTCGAGATGGAAACGGACATTGTATGTGTGGGCTTCGGCCCGGCCGCGGGCGGGTTTCTGACCACCCTGACGCGGGGCCTGATGAATGAGGACGGCACCCCGGTGGCCGAGTCCAAGGCCATGCCGGGCATGCCGCCGCAGGTCATCTGTTACGAGCGCGCCGACGACATCGGCTTCGGCGTGTCGGGCGTGGTCACCAAGGGCCGCTCCATCAAAGCCACGTTCCCGGACCTGGACCTGTCCCAGATCCCCATGGCCTGCGAGGTCAAGGAGGAGAAGGTCCTGTTTCTCAAGGACCCGGTAGGCGCGAGCCGCAGGCCCGGCCTGTTCAAGCTGGCCGACAAGGTGCTTGGCGGGTTCATGAAGGACGACGCCTACGAGCTGCCGTTCATCCCGAAATTTCTGGAAAAGCATCCCGGCATGCTGTTCTCCATCGGCCAGCTCAACCAGTGGGTTGGCTCGAATCTGATGGGCACGGGCATGGCCCAGATATGGCCGTCCAGCCCTGTCGCCGAGCCGCTGATGGAAGGCCAGGCGGTCAAGGGCGTGCGCATGGCCGACCAGGGCGTGGAAAAGGACGGCACTCCGAATGCGGGCTACATGCCCGGCATGGACATGAAGGCGGCATTGACCGTCAT is a window of uncultured Pseudodesulfovibrio sp. DNA encoding:
- a CDS encoding acyl-CoA dehydrogenase family protein, with amino-acid sequence MYTLRTLPGDDVRQLMWRFAERFDLQMSVQSARSIARTTVAKLVAEGARNTHEWTEQKGELLTAFDQAGLTALFMDPHQGGFIEGPKNLALALVAYELAWVDAGAATSSLASCLALAPIHEKGTPEQRDKYMSACVPPQPGEDREIWRGAFALTEPLPYVGVDTGVLCGKATVAEWKDGEEPMLQVDKRGRFITNMDFANFVTAAVESNDERIKGTFMVILEEGDEGTFDRGAPTLKMVHQLSSTRDPVLNLKVPASRIIGGYDVVDGVIVPKYNHSEIIGAVFHRTRIPVGLMTSAKLLSAVEPVIRYHRNRFRGGDACKEGSPRFEKGLQINEDALQRLVDVWATGEAGCSLAFAAARLADSFDPIEKAKEAHFEAEGVTSIRKQMSALRTLHDQVREFIALEYAPAGIRDEDRYNELSNDTLVQYAYMEALAGILNPGVKLWNTGEGANKMREAVALVGGYGITEDCPGFLMQKWSDCQLEATYEGPEAVQRRHLTMTMTSDIFGCIMENWIEQMRRAGKDVPGLGGYVLASAMELWQWTLAFLQEAKDENGKKLYHNKRQGVTFPMADALGWILGPYFLACDVMELIEKGPMSMTMAEGLDDLTGFYKDLCHVQAARAAGEVARICSELVYGYNWNRCPTPDGGIAEKCEPELKTKEECAQDGTLGDQSKCSRPELIRFRELKATVDMCLAGSRLAKDRAGNALAEVMIPEALDYPQG